The region ttaataaatgtttaatgTAATGAGTTTTTTGTTTATAATATTTTGTACAAAAAACACTGTAATATTATTAGTTTTTACTGATAAAAAAAAGCATTTAGTGACAAATTATCGATGGTCCGTCACTAAAAGTGCCGGTGGAAATGGGTTGATAAAGAGGTCAAACCTGCTTCCATCAGAGATTTTGTGTCGTCGGCGAATTAGCAACGAATTTGGTCGTCGGTATTCCTTTGGCAGTCCATTGGTAAAAATTAGTCATATGATTAACTCGCGTGCTTAAACAATTATCATATATTCACAACATTGTTAATACGTTTGAAACAAACAtatcattttcataaaaaaaaattaggaaaTGTTAGAATAATTAATCATCTGATCAACTCTATACTCTAGTCTATACTCTAGGGAATGTAACCAGGTGTAGAATTTGATAGATCATTTGATATGGGTTAACCCTAGCTACTTGATTGGCTCCTCAACAGTAACTGATACTTGATTGATTTTCATTTATAAGGTTTATTAAAAATATCTTAAGTAGTTACAATAAACACGTTAATGTATATTTAACTGATTTTCCTTACGTAACCGATTTCAATACTATAAATGCTAGATAATGCATTTAGGTGTATAAATAGGGATACAGTGAACACTTTATACTCACTAAAACAAGAGAGCCTCATTTTCATTGCAATTTGCAACAATGGCATCCACATTTGAGTCTCTCCTTACTATCATTTTCTTTACTCTTCTTGTCCAAGGTACAACTTATGATGatcacataatgttttatttttatcTCTTATTCGTTTCTTTATATGTACTCTACTGATATAACCTATATCCTCTCGTTCTCTTTCTTTCTCATATAGGTCATGGTCAGTGTCAACTTAAAGACTTAATTGTGTTGACATCAAAGACTCCTAGACAAATACAAGATGTACAAGAATGGCAAGTGATGTTTGTAAACAATTGTAAATGTAATCTAAAAGACATTATTGTGTCATGCAAAGGTTTCCAATCATTGGAGGATGTTGATCCAAATGTATTTGCACCTATCGGGAATGACAAGTTTATTGTTAATGGTGGTCTGCCTATTGAACCTTTTGCTTCCATCATGTTTCTTTATGCCGATCCTCAACAATTCGTATTTGAGTCTGTTTCGCATGATATGGTTTGTGTTTCCACTTGATTGGTTCAATTGTGGTTTTGACTTTTGATTTATGATATATTTAgtgattgatgtaataaagaGTATTATTGTGATCCCAATATTGGTTTTCATGAAATGAAAATATATTGCAATCAGAACACATGGAGACAAGTGTGAATCAGACTAGCATTCATTTTCATATTGAAATTATGAAGTTTTATTCAACTTCATAATTTTCTTACTTTTTCATGGTATTGCTCCTAAAAATAACATTTCGCACCTTCTTACAATAAAATAATTTTGGGTCATAGTTTAGGGTATATTCTATCCTACATTATACAATGATAAATAGtgcaataaaaaaatataacttactattttttttaaatacactcTTGCATATCGATTCATAATAAATTGGTATTTTACTCCAATATaaactaaatataattaaaacttcTTTTAAAAAGTAGGTTGAAAAAATCTGtaaattgaaaaataaataaataaactttaaAAAGGTTCAtaaaattttgttaaaaaaattactTTTAGTGCCTAATtgtaaattgaaattttttgatttGATATATAACAATATTTAAATTCATAAAAAATGTAAAATTCAAAAATGACACGTTGTACATACATGTATTAGCAGTGACACGAGAAGTATTAGCGGCTAACCGGAGACTCTGAGAGTATTAGAGACGAGGCATTGTTGCTAAAGACATTAGCGGCGACCTGTCAGACTTTTAGCGGCGATgtctgtcgccgctaat is a window of Lactuca sativa cultivar Salinas chromosome 1, Lsat_Salinas_v11, whole genome shotgun sequence DNA encoding:
- the LOC111908293 gene encoding TPD1 protein homolog 1B; its protein translation is MASTFESLLTIIFFTLLVQGHGQCQLKDLIVLTSKTPRQIQDVQEWQVMFVNNCKCNLKDIIVSCKGFQSLEDVDPNVFAPIGNDKFIVNGGLPIEPFASIMFLYADPQQFVFESVSHDMVCVST